CTGCTCCGAACTCAACGAAGAACTGCGCCGAAAAACCTTCACCAAAATCGTCCACGTCGCCACCTACTTGAAGGCCCTCCGCAACTACCACCTTCTCTACGCCGTCCTCTCCGGAATCAGCAACATGGCCATCATACGACTCAAAAAAACCATCGGAAAAATAGACCGACAGACCATGCAAACCCTCTCCACCCTCGAACTCCTAATGGACATGAGGGGATCCTACAAATACTACCGAACCGCGCTCAAGAAGATCAAAAACACCAGCTGCATACCGAGCATCACAATCCTGCTCAAAGACCTCATCTTCATCGAAGACGGAAATCCAGACGTTATCAACGGATTGATAAACTGGAGCAAACGAAGGCAGGCCTTCCAACAAATAGCCGAATTTCTCGCATACACCACCGCACCGCTCAAAGGCGTCGTCTCTCTCGTCGTCAACGACGTCCCCGCCTCCACCATAATCGAGAAGACCGTCTTGCTCGACGAGGACCAGTTGTATgcactatctgtctcgcgt
The sequence above is drawn from the Schistocerca gregaria isolate iqSchGreg1 unplaced genomic scaffold, iqSchGreg1.2 ptg000615l, whole genome shotgun sequence genome and encodes:
- the LOC126317014 gene encoding ras guanine nucleotide exchange factor K-like — its product is MYHSFASPAQLLDKLFELYNSSCSTKTTTPSASGNSKNSAAGSNPSPTPLSNNSSSANSTNPAKNAPTPANTSQSPASPSLCPTTDPPRLIDLSARDIAQQLTLDIWPIYCSIKPTELFNGAWIKPSAPSTAPNVTKLIQRFNFVSTWASSAICSELNEELRRKTFTKIVHVATYLKALRNYHLLYAVLSGISNMAIIRLKKTIGKIDRQTMQTLSTLELLMDMRGSYKYYRTALKKIKNTSCIPSITILLKDLIFIEDGNPDVINGLINWSKRRQAFQQIAEFLAYTTAPLKGVVSLVVNDVPASTIIEKTVLLDEDQLYALSVS